From a region of the Corythoichthys intestinalis isolate RoL2023-P3 chromosome 7, ASM3026506v1, whole genome shotgun sequence genome:
- the LOC130919344 gene encoding regulator of G-protein signaling 21-like, with protein sequence MTKYFFSKISLHRIKEFIKHVKWPRSSLTDYKFMPTLKDVLRNKVYLSAFHSYLQSEFSDENIEFWLACQNFRATASQDNLQWKAKDIYKEFIQPTACKEINVDHHIREEITKSLDKPSLTCFDEAQKHVYLLMERDSCPRFLQSEAFLKLKQKSKTL encoded by the exons atgaccaaatattttttttccaaaatttctCTCCATCGAATAAAGGAATTTATAAAACATGTGAAATGGCCCAGAAG CTCACTGACTGACTACAAATTCATGCCAACACTGAAAGATGTgctgcggaataaag TGTATTTATCAGCCTTCCACTCCTATCTGCAATCTGAGTTTAGTGATGAAAACATCGAGTTCTGGCTCGCATGTCAAAATTTCAGGGCAACTGCCTCACAAGATAACCTCCAGTGGAAAGCCAAGGATATCTACAAGGAGTTCATTCAGCCCACAGCTTGTAAAGAG ATCAATGTAGACCATCACATTCGAGAGGAGATCACAAAATCCTTGGATAAACCAAGTCTAACATGCTTTGACGAAGCACAGAAACATGTTTACCTGCTAATGGAAAGAGACTCTTGTCCAAGATTCCTGCAGTCTGAAGCTTTTCTAAAACTCAAGCAGAAATCCAAGACATTGTAA